One Plectropomus leopardus isolate mb chromosome 1, YSFRI_Pleo_2.0, whole genome shotgun sequence DNA segment encodes these proteins:
- the LOC121944212 gene encoding E3 SUMO-protein ligase ZBED1-like: protein MIVTDMRPLSMVEDEGFQKMISAFNPNYALPSRTYFMKMMEKKYEDIKGKLKNMLKETDSIALTADIWTSVATEAYLGVTCHFLGEDWGMESHSLTTMPLEERHTAANIVEWIEDVIAKFDIPPEKIKAVVHDNGANVVAAAKILAEKHGWASVRCAGHTLNLVVQGALKKNQAISKCVAAARCLVEHFKKSELACSKLKDKQQQMGTPLHMLVQDVSTRWNSTFHMLFRLLEQRWPVTAALSDPAVTPRGKHYLDLKPEQWDVIQELNQALEPFEGATVFLSGQEYVTLSALPQLVQSLKKSIQTPAFETAPVKSYQTDVTEQITARWQGLSVFQPESNHVLLAAALDPRFRKLKFLSPDEVFKVQSTVQTMALVAKKEARQKNASDIGSPSTAQDMPVTHQGDVKSLLEKILGSSDSSTSDEEDEEQQLSQTVQKEVLLYFGEHPLSKKGNPLSWWKANAPRYPTLSKLAQSFLCIPATSTPSERLFSAAGNIASKRRASLSSEHVDMLTFLHCNHRLL, encoded by the coding sequence ATGATTGTCACAGACATGCGCCCACTGTCCATGGTGGAGGATGAAGGATTCCAGAAGATGATCTCCGCTTTCAATCCAAACTATGCGCTTCCTTCAAGAACCTATTTCATGAAAATGATGGAGAAAAAGTACGAGGACATTAAAGGCAAGttaaaaaacatgctaaaagaGACTGACAGCATCGCTCTCACAGCCGACATCTGGACAAGCGTTGCTACAGAAGCATATCTGGGTGTGACGTGCCACTTTCTTGGGGAGGACTGGGGAATGGAGTCCCACAGCCTGACAACAATGCCCCTTGAAGAGAGACACACAGCGGCAAATATTGTAGAGTGGATTGAGGATGTGattgcaaaatttgacattccACCAGAGAAAATCAAAGCTGTTGTCCATGACAACGGTGCTAATGTTGTAGCAGCAGCTAAGattttggcagaaaaacatGGATGGGCATCAGTGCGATGTGCAGGACACACGCTGAACTTGGTGGTGCAGGGCGCTCTGAAGAAAAACCAGGCTATCTCTAAGTGTGTAGCTGCTGCAAGATGCCTTGTTGAACACTTTAAGAAGAGCGAGCTAGCATGCAGCAAACTAAAGGATAAGCAGCAGCAAATGGGCACACCATTACACATGCTGGTGCAAGATGTAAGTACTCGCTGGAACAGTACTTTCCACATGCTGTTCAGGCTGCTGGAACAGAGATGGCCAGTAACTGCTGCATTATCTGACCCAGCAGTGACACCAAGAGGAAAACACTACCTTGATCTCAAGCCTGAACAGTGGGATGTGATTCAGGAGCTGAACCAGGCCCTTGAGCCATTTGAAGGAGCAACTGTGTTTCTGAGTGGGCAAGAATATGTTACCCTCTCTGCACTTCCACAGCTTGTGCAAAGTCTTAAGAAGTCCATACAGACTCCAGCCTTTGAGACTGCACCAGTCAAGTCATACCAAACTGATGTGACAGAACAGATCACAGCAAGATGGCAAGGACTATCTGTATTTCAACCTGAATCAAACCATGTCCTACTTGCTGCTGCTTTAGATCCCAGGTTTAGGAAACTTAAGTTCCTGTCTCCTGATGAAGTTTTCAAGGTCCAAAGCACAGTACAAACCATGGCACTTGTTGCCAAAAAGGAAGCGAGGCAGAAGAATGCAAGTGATATTGGGTCTCCCAGCACAGCACAAGACATGCCAGTAACACATCAGGGGGATGTTAAATCATTGCTCGAAAAGATACTGGGGTCATCAGACTCAAGCACcagtgatgaagaggatgaggagcagCAGTTGAGTCAAACTGTCCAGAAGGAGGTTTTGTTGTACTTTGGAGAACATCCTCTATCCAAGAAGGGGAATCCGCTGTCATGGTGGAAAGCGAATGCACCACGCTATCCAACACTGTCAAAGCTAGCACAGTCCTTCCTGTGTATCCCGGCAACATCTACGCCATCAGAGCGCCTGTTTTCTGCAGCAGGGAATATTGCATCAAAACGTAGGGCGAGCCTCAGTTCTGAGCATGTTGATATGCTTACTTTCCTTCATTGCAACCACAGGCTCCTTTAA